TATTTATCCATGTTTGCATAAGTTCAAAGTCATACTTATCATGGCTTTTCATAAAATTATCTATATTTAAGCAAACTAGCTTAGGATATTTGTCTATTAATTCTATAAATCTAACTTCATTATATTCATATATTCCATCTTTGCTAAGCTTTAATACAGCAACTAAATCTATTATTAAGTTATCATAATTTAGTATTTTCTTATATATCTTCTTATGTAAGGAATCAAATTTATTTAGCACACTATATTTAAGCATATATCTATATAAATTTAACCTTATAGGTGGTATAGTTTCCTTTTCAAACATATCCATAAATAAATTTAACTTTACCGATGGTATAATTTCCTTTTCTGAGATATCCCTAAGCTTATCCATTGTTTTATCAAAGTAAAATTTTTCTGCTTCTTCAAGTATCTTTTTTAGATCATCTATACCATATTTAGTTAATTTACTTCTATCTATCTTTAAGCTCTTCTTTGTGTCAAATCCATGTATATCTACATGCATACTATTATATAAACCAATTAACTCTCTATTTACGTAACAGCCTTTAAATGATATCTCCGTTAATGCTCTAGGATAAATTTCTAAATCTTCATTATATTCTTTAATGTCTATATATACACTGTTTTCTTTATCCCATATATAAACGATGCTTAAATCTTCAAGTATATGATACATATACTTTTTGTCTACGTTACTATCTTCTTCAAATAATTTTCCTATATATGGACCTATAGGTTCTCTGCATATATCTTTTATATTTTCAACTGTATCTTTTACTTCTAGAGGAAATATATTTTTTCCTATATTCTCATTTATATAGTCCTCAACTCTATATTGAGTTATATTCTGCTGTGAAAATATATCGTAGTTATTTTCTATATAATCCCATGTTTTACTACCTAAACTGTATTTATAATATTTAGAACCACTAAATTCTATATGAAATTCAGTTCCTCGTTTTATTTTTTTGTTTGTCGATTTTACATTTATATAACTTTCTCTTTTAGATGATGTAAAGTCTATCTCAAGTATTCCGTCTCTATCAGACTTAGTAAAAGCTTTAACCTCATCCGTTACCAAAAAAGCTGATTGTATACCTATACCAAATCCACCTGTTGGCCTTAACCATAATGGCATTTCTTTAGTTTCATGCTTATACTTTTTTCTAAAATCATAGCTATTTCCAACATTGCACATGTTTTTTAAATCTTCAATACTAATTCCAGTACCTCTATCTTTTATAATTACTTTTATATCATGCTCGCCTTTAGCTTCTAATTTTACTTCTATCTTGTAATTATCATATATTCTAGAATCTATATCAAAAGGTGTTAGATTCCTTATTCCTTTTTTTAGTCCATCCTCAGTTATCCATGAATCATATATTCCTTCTTTTAAATCTTTAAATAACTGTATTTTACTAGCATCAAGTGCATTTTGTATAAATTCTCTTATAAAAGTAAGTTCATTTGAGTAAATATTAGATCCTTTTAATATATAAAATGCTTTTTCTTGAGATATTTCAAATTTTAAGTCAGATAAGTTATGTTCATCTAACTTTCCATTTAATAATAGTTCTTTTTTATTTAATTTAGGTGGATACCATCCTATTTCTGGTGGTATTATATCGCTCCAACCCATAGTTACATTCTTTATCTCAGATTCAATATATTCTATCCATCTTCTAGCTTCTCTATAAACTTCGCTACTACTACAATCATATCTTACTTCTATATTCTCAGGCATAATTAATACATGTCTTACTGACTGATGCTTTTCTTTATGATTTTTAGATGTCTCTGCCATATATCCAGTAACTTTTTCTGTATATTCATTGAACCGTCCATTATCTAAATCAAGAACATCACCTAATCTTATAAGTTCTGCTATAAATCTTGGATGAATATAGTCACTATTGTATCCATTAGATATATAATCAAGTTTAAGTATATCTTCAAAACTTTGAGTATGCATAAATGCTATTTCGGCTATTATACTAACTAATCTTTTATGTATAAGTCCATTTTGAGTTAAATCTAATTCCCATTCATTTAATTGACTTAGATATTCTTTAGTTAGTAATGAATGTTTCCCTCTAAAATATGACGATATAATCTCTATAGCATGTTTTCTAATTTCTAGTGGCCATGTATTTTCTACGTTATTTATATTATCTTTAAAATTATTTATATACTTACAAGCCTCGCTTAAATTTATATCATATGATTCTTCACTTTCTTTAATAAAATCTTGGAATTCATCACTTTTCCATTCATCTTCAATCTTTGAATATAATAATGCCATTCCAAAATCATGTAAGTATGCACAATTCAATATTAACCATGTATCCGTAGGTGATAACCTTTCTATTCTTTCTTTTCCAAGTAACATCTCTATATTAGTAATTATGCTTTCTGAATGACTATCATCATGTAAGCTATAATGAGGATAGTTAATAGATACATTCCTTAAAATTTGCTTATATGTTTTTTTACTGAGTTCCCATGATGAACATAAGTTTTTATATTCATCATTAGATTCACATATCTTATTTAAATGAGTTTCTAATTTATAGTTATATTTATTCTCCATCGTTATCTTCCCCTTTATTATCATTTTCTTCTTTAAATTTATCTAATTTCCATAATCCTCTTTCATCATCAATTATAGATTCTATATTTCTTATTAGTTGTTTTTCTCTATTATCTTTAGAATATATCCCTACTTGTCCGTTGAATAATGAGCATTGTGACTTTATTAGTTCAACATGATTTCTATACCTAAACCAAGTATCCTTCATTGTAAATAAAGTTAATATACCTGTAATTATAGTTGCTATAGTAGATATTCCAGTTATAATTATTGGTGAATCATCAAGTCCTAACTGATTTATAAAAGGTATAGATGCATTTATAACAAGTAGAATCACACTTAATGTATAAAATAATCTTTTATAAAAGGTTGCTTTATTTATATACCAAGATAATATATGGTCTATTCTATTTTTTATATATTCATCTTGTATCTTTGATGTATACATTTCTAATGATTCTTTTTCTTTACTTAATGTATTTATTCCTAAATTTTCACAAGTTCTATCAAACATAATATCCCCTCTTTTTTAATAGTCGTTTAAATTTCAAATTATATTTTACCATATTTTTCAATAATCTATTTTACTTTTAATCCTAAACTACATATTTTTTTCAAGTATCATGACATTTACACAAAGACAACCCCTCAGGTCTATCTTATAGTACTGTATATTATTCTCCAAATTTACGCTACTATATCGCTTCTAACTATTATAAAATACATCCATTCTGGTACAAATCATACCTTTATTTAATACTATAATATATAGGAACAAACTTCATGGAGGTGGCATATATGAATGAAATTGTAAAAGTTACAGATTTATCTCAGACCTTTTACACCAAGGAAGGGGAACTGGAAGTTCTAAAAGACATCAATTTTTCCTTAAACGAAGGACAAATACTTACACTACTTGGACCATCTGGTTCTGGTAAATCAACTATTCTTAATATATTAACTAAACTTTTAAAACCAACTAGCGGTGACGTTGTTATAAAGGGTAATATCGGATATATGTTTCAAAAGGATCATCTGCTAGAATGGCGAAATATCATGGATAATATAACTATCGGTCTAGAAATTCAAAATAATAAAACTAAAGAATCTATTGAACAAGTGGAAAAACTATTAAAAACTTACGGCCTATGGGAATACCGCTATATGTATCCTAAAGAACTATCAGGTGGTATGAGACAACGTGTGGCTCTTATCAGAACATTAGCTGTTAATCCTGATATATTACTTCTTGATGAGCCATTCTCTGCTCTTGATTATCAAACAAGGTTACTTGTTAGTGATGATGTTTTTAAGATAATTAAAAATGAAAACAAATCTGCTATATTAGTTACTCATGATATAAGTGAAGCTATATCAATGTCTGATGTAGTTGTAGCTTTATCTAAGCGCCCTGCTACAGTTAAAAATATTTACAACATAGACCTAAGACAAAATGAAGATCTTACACCACTTCAAACTCGTAAAGTTCCTGAGTTCCAAAATTATTTTGACATACTATGGAAGGAGCTGGATTCAAATGAGACTAAGTAAAGATTCTGAAGGATATTTAAACTATATAAAAACAGTTAAAAAAAATAAAATAAAGATATTAATTTCTCAAATCTTACTTCTTGTAGGATTTATAGCTCTTTGGGAAGTTCTAGCTAATTTCAAAGTTATAAATACTTTCTTATTTAGTAAACCTAGTGATATATATCATTTATTTATGACATATGTACAAAATGGAGAATTAATGACACACATATGGATTTCTGTATATGAAACTGTACTAGGACTTGTAATTGGTACAGTACTTGGTATATTAATAGCTATAGCCCTTTGGTGGTCTGAAAGACTTTCTAAAATTTTAGATCCATTCTTAGTAGTTTTAAATGCTTTGCCTAAAACTGCTCTAGCTCCTATTATAATAGTTTGGGCTGGTGCTGGTATAACAGGTATAGTTGTTACTGCTGTTACTATATCAGTAGTTGTTACTATTTTATCTGCATATAACTATTTTATAAATGTTGATGAGGAAAAAGTTAAAATGTTAAGAAGTTTTGGAGCATCTAAGAGTCAAATTTTATTCAAGCTTATAATTCCATCTAATATAGGTAACTTGATAAACCTTACTAAAATTAATATAGGTATGGCTTGGGTTGGAGTTATAGTTGGTGAGTTCTTAGTATCTCGTGCTGGTATTGGTTATTTGATTGTTTATGGTAGCCAGGTATTTAAACTAGACTTAGTAATGATGGGTGTATTTGTATTAGCATTTTGCGCATGGATCATGTATGAAATTTTAAATATTATAGAAAAAATTTATAACTCTAGAAGATAAAACAAAGGGGGCTATCTCTTAATAGAGATATGCCCCCTTTTAAATTATATAAAAATATTAATTTTCTTCTTTTAAAGTATAATTTTCTAATTTATTTTCCTTTGGAATAACATTAAATAATAGTATTGATGAGAACACTAGCATAATCATGTCTGTTATTGGCTGTGCATAGATAAATCCATTAAATCCAAGTACTTTATTTAATATAACTAAAAGAGGCATATAAAGTATTCCTTGTCTTGATATAGATAAGATAAATGCAACAACAACTTTACCCATTGATTGTGCTGACGTTGTAGCTATCATTTGACCACCTACAAAAGGAAGTGAAATTATTAGTGCTCTAAGTATAATTGCACCTTTATTTATAACTTCAGCATCACTTGTAAATAATCCAATTAATGAATTAGCAAATACTCCAAATACTAAAGCTAAAGTTATTCCTATTATAGAAGTTATTATTATTCCCTTTTTTATAATCTCTTTTACCCTGGCTGTGTTATCACTTCCATAATTATATCCAACTAAAGGTTGACATCCTGCTGAAAATCCCATAAATACAAAAGTACCTATAGTCATTATCTTCATAGCAACACCCATACCAGCAACTGTCAATGTTCCATATCCTATAGCTATATTATTTGCAATAACTGTAGCTACTCCCATTAACATTTGATTTAAAGATGCAGGAACTCCTATTGTAAATATTTCTTTAAATATATTTTTATCATATCTAAACTTCTTTAAATTTATTTTTAAAGTTGTTTTTGAACTTAAAAATGCATACATAAAGTATAATAGTGTTGATGTTTGACCTATTACAGTAGCTATAGCAGCTCCTGATATTTGAAGATTAAATCCAAATATTAAAACAGGATCTAATATTATGTTAACAACTGTACCTAATGTAAGGCCTATTACTGATTGCATTATATTTCCTTCTGAACGAAGAAGTTGACCAAGTGCATAACTACACATAACAGGTATTGCACCTATAAACATTATAACTATATATTTGTAAGTATAGTCAAGCGTAGCATCATTTGCACCCAATCCTTTTGCTATCATAGGAGACATAAATATACCGCCTATCATAACTACTATACTCATAATAATTAAAATTCCAACTGCTATTGATATAGTTTTA
Above is a genomic segment from Romboutsia lituseburensis containing:
- a CDS encoding ATP-binding protein, translated to MENKYNYKLETHLNKICESNDEYKNLCSSWELSKKTYKQILRNVSINYPHYSLHDDSHSESIITNIEMLLGKERIERLSPTDTWLILNCAYLHDFGMALLYSKIEDEWKSDEFQDFIKESEESYDINLSEACKYINNFKDNINNVENTWPLEIRKHAIEIISSYFRGKHSLLTKEYLSQLNEWELDLTQNGLIHKRLVSIIAEIAFMHTQSFEDILKLDYISNGYNSDYIHPRFIAELIRLGDVLDLDNGRFNEYTEKVTGYMAETSKNHKEKHQSVRHVLIMPENIEVRYDCSSSEVYREARRWIEYIESEIKNVTMGWSDIIPPEIGWYPPKLNKKELLLNGKLDEHNLSDLKFEISQEKAFYILKGSNIYSNELTFIREFIQNALDASKIQLFKDLKEGIYDSWITEDGLKKGIRNLTPFDIDSRIYDNYKIEVKLEAKGEHDIKVIIKDRGTGISIEDLKNMCNVGNSYDFRKKYKHETKEMPLWLRPTGGFGIGIQSAFLVTDEVKAFTKSDRDGILEIDFTSSKRESYINVKSTNKKIKRGTEFHIEFSGSKYYKYSLGSKTWDYIENNYDIFSQQNITQYRVEDYINENIGKNIFPLEVKDTVENIKDICREPIGPYIGKLFEEDSNVDKKYMYHILEDLSIVYIWDKENSVYIDIKEYNEDLEIYPRALTEISFKGCYVNRELIGLYNSMHVDIHGFDTKKSLKIDRSKLTKYGIDDLKKILEEAEKFYFDKTMDKLRDISEKEIIPSVKLNLFMDMFEKETIPPIRLNLYRYMLKYSVLNKFDSLHKKIYKKILNYDNLIIDLVAVLKLSKDGIYEYNEVRFIELIDKYPKLVCLNIDNFMKSHDKYDFELMQTWINKENALIDEEIIVIDPILTSILKKFGNDKIKYKKIDDKDVFIYFKNEFTFNNRRELDKFYVDMDEDTRKFYIKSLILINSEEDNLYSGRKINRLEIPCIKGYEDLCVYGNGNHNSKISIISPMIANDGEHISDFKSKKAFIDSIINRDDYKRLVDHVFKYRVIKNEISKEEISEKYQALIGEYFDIINI
- a CDS encoding DUF4231 domain-containing protein: MFDRTCENLGINTLSKEKESLEMYTSKIQDEYIKNRIDHILSWYINKATFYKRLFYTLSVILLVINASIPFINQLGLDDSPIIITGISTIATIITGILTLFTMKDTWFRYRNHVELIKSQCSLFNGQVGIYSKDNREKQLIRNIESIIDDERGLWKLDKFKEENDNKGEDNDGE
- a CDS encoding ABC transporter ATP-binding protein, producing the protein MEVAYMNEIVKVTDLSQTFYTKEGELEVLKDINFSLNEGQILTLLGPSGSGKSTILNILTKLLKPTSGDVVIKGNIGYMFQKDHLLEWRNIMDNITIGLEIQNNKTKESIEQVEKLLKTYGLWEYRYMYPKELSGGMRQRVALIRTLAVNPDILLLDEPFSALDYQTRLLVSDDVFKIIKNENKSAILVTHDISEAISMSDVVVALSKRPATVKNIYNIDLRQNEDLTPLQTRKVPEFQNYFDILWKELDSNETK
- a CDS encoding ABC transporter permease; the protein is MRLSKDSEGYLNYIKTVKKNKIKILISQILLLVGFIALWEVLANFKVINTFLFSKPSDIYHLFMTYVQNGELMTHIWISVYETVLGLVIGTVLGILIAIALWWSERLSKILDPFLVVLNALPKTALAPIIIVWAGAGITGIVVTAVTISVVVTILSAYNYFINVDEEKVKMLRSFGASKSQILFKLIIPSNIGNLINLTKINIGMAWVGVIVGEFLVSRAGIGYLIVYGSQVFKLDLVMMGVFVLAFCAWIMYEILNIIEKIYNSRR
- a CDS encoding MATE family efflux transporter → MEDKKIVLLRDEKVSKAILKLSIPMVMGMMIQVLYNLVDTYFIGMLNDSNQLAAANISLPVFMMLMAIAGIVGSGSSSYISRCIGQKDYEEANKTISIAVGILIIMSIVVMIGGIFMSPMIAKGLGANDATLDYTYKYIVIMFIGAIPVMCSYALGQLLRSEGNIMQSVIGLTLGTVVNIILDPVLIFGFNLQISGAAIATVIGQTSTLLYFMYAFLSSKTTLKINLKKFRYDKNIFKEIFTIGVPASLNQMLMGVATVIANNIAIGYGTLTVAGMGVAMKIMTIGTFVFMGFSAGCQPLVGYNYGSDNTARVKEIIKKGIIITSIIGITLALVFGVFANSLIGLFTSDAEVINKGAIILRALIISLPFVGGQMIATTSAQSMGKVVVAFILSISRQGILYMPLLVILNKVLGFNGFIYAQPITDMIMLVFSSILLFNVIPKENKLENYTLKEEN